Proteins encoded together in one Hymenobacter monticola window:
- a CDS encoding Kazal-type serine protease inhibitor domain-containing protein translates to MKISSLLYAALLLASACQRPAPASAGADCIDPAKVKPDGICTMQYDPVCGCDGKTYSNACVAGNAGVRTFTKGPCPEAQPK, encoded by the coding sequence ATGAAAATATCTTCGCTTCTGTACGCTGCCCTGCTATTGGCTTCGGCCTGCCAACGGCCCGCCCCGGCCTCCGCTGGTGCCGATTGCATCGACCCGGCCAAGGTGAAGCCCGACGGCATCTGCACTATGCAGTACGACCCGGTGTGCGGCTGCGACGGCAAAACCTACTCCAACGCCTGCGTGGCCGGCAACGCGGGGGTGCGCACCTTTACCAAAGGGCCCTGCCCGGAGGCCCAACCCAAATAA
- a CDS encoding DUF4890 domain-containing protein yields MKKYLLPLFAAFAFTIGTAAAQTTTTTTTEAPGMQGPGRGYGRMQGSPEEMAKRQTERMTQELGLSADQATKVQQIMMARGQEMQSMRGQGQGGNREAMREQMQASRTKYDAQFKEVLTADQYTKYTAMQADRMNRGGGRGMGGPGMDGPGIEKMKAKADGGDKVKMKEDKLKLKAAKAAGKEGKLKVKTDQ; encoded by the coding sequence ATGAAAAAGTATCTGTTGCCCCTGTTCGCCGCTTTTGCCTTCACCATTGGTACCGCCGCGGCTCAAACCACGACCACCACGACCACCGAAGCCCCCGGCATGCAGGGCCCGGGCCGCGGCTACGGCCGCATGCAAGGCTCGCCCGAAGAAATGGCCAAGCGCCAGACCGAGCGCATGACCCAGGAACTGGGCCTCAGCGCCGACCAGGCCACCAAAGTTCAGCAAATCATGATGGCCCGCGGCCAGGAAATGCAGAGCATGCGCGGCCAGGGCCAGGGCGGCAACCGCGAAGCCATGCGCGAGCAAATGCAAGCCAGCCGCACCAAATACGACGCCCAGTTCAAAGAAGTGCTGACCGCCGACCAGTACACCAAGTACACCGCCATGCAGGCCGACCGCATGAACCGCGGCGGTGGCCGTGGCATGGGCGGCCCGGGAATGGACGGCCCCGGCATCGAAAAGATGAAGGCCAAAGCCGACGGCGGCGACAAAGTCAAAATGAAAGAAGACAAGCTTAAGCTGAAAGCCGCCAAAGCCGCGGGCAAAGAAGGCAAGCTGAAAGTGAAAACCGACCAATAA
- a CDS encoding carboxy terminal-processing peptidase: MSPSRLKVGLYAFLVTAVFVLASYRLFRRADSAVPSKDQVIIGLMMSGLTSQHYQPERIDDAFSKRVFDLYLKHLDYRKQFLLASDVEQLRRYQSQIDDQVKRGSHEFLDLSTKLMAERTKEMQGLYREILAKPFDFNGEETFQSDFEKAPFPADKAAQRELWRKLLKYETLTRVSEMMEAQEKAKQAKPTGATAAPNAANSAAPTEAEPPRTPAQMEAEARKRVLKYYDEQFEEINDTDASERLAEYANTIANTYDPHTEYFAPKAKEDFDYEMTGRFEGIGATLREKDNLIYIEEIIPGSAAARQGELKKGDALLRVAQGAAEPVSIEGWHTAKAVTLIKGKKGSEVRLTVKKPDGSTKIVSIIRDVVVIDDKYAQSSVITDKGQKIGYLHLPGFYADFSDTGGRNSADDVRKELAKLNAEGVKGVIMDLRFNGGGSLGDAVSMAGLFMESGPMVQVRDGQGRTQVMTDNDPRVQYSGPLVVLVNKYSASASEILAAAVQDYHRGVIMGSTSTYGKGTVQRIFDLDEALPAELSSVKPIGSLKLTTQKFYRVNGGSTQFKGVLSDIVVPDLYSYLDQGEKESDYPLKWDEIQPARYKTWGDAPNLDKLRAASKARVATNPSFKVMDEMVKSMRKRKDETTVSLKLSAYQAEQRESKAISDRYEAAQKTTTALAFSPLSADVRALGGDTVRINRAARFTKGLKKDITIGEAVAVIQDEIKSK; encoded by the coding sequence ATGTCTCCCTCCCGCTTGAAGGTCGGCCTGTATGCCTTTTTGGTGACGGCCGTGTTTGTTCTGGCCTCCTACCGGCTGTTCCGCCGGGCCGACTCGGCGGTGCCGAGCAAGGACCAAGTCATCATTGGGCTCATGATGAGCGGCCTCACTTCCCAGCATTACCAGCCCGAACGCATCGACGACGCTTTCTCAAAGCGCGTTTTTGATTTGTACCTGAAGCACCTCGACTATCGCAAGCAGTTCCTGCTGGCGTCGGACGTGGAGCAGCTGCGCCGCTACCAGTCGCAAATTGACGACCAGGTGAAGCGTGGCAGCCACGAATTTCTGGATTTGAGCACCAAGCTCATGGCCGAGCGTACCAAGGAAATGCAGGGCCTGTACCGCGAGATTCTGGCCAAGCCTTTCGATTTCAATGGAGAAGAAACCTTCCAGTCGGACTTCGAAAAAGCCCCCTTTCCGGCCGACAAAGCGGCCCAGCGTGAGCTGTGGCGCAAGCTGCTGAAATACGAAACCCTAACGCGTGTTTCGGAAATGATGGAAGCCCAGGAGAAGGCCAAGCAAGCCAAGCCCACTGGTGCTACTGCGGCGCCCAACGCGGCCAATTCCGCCGCTCCCACCGAGGCCGAGCCCCCGCGGACTCCGGCTCAGATGGAAGCCGAGGCCCGCAAGCGCGTGTTGAAATACTACGACGAGCAGTTCGAGGAAATCAACGACACCGACGCTAGCGAGCGCCTGGCCGAGTATGCCAACACCATTGCCAACACCTACGACCCGCACACCGAGTATTTTGCTCCCAAGGCCAAGGAAGATTTCGACTACGAAATGACCGGGCGCTTCGAAGGCATCGGGGCCACGCTACGCGAGAAAGACAACCTGATTTACATCGAGGAGATTATTCCCGGCTCGGCAGCGGCCCGGCAGGGCGAATTGAAAAAAGGTGACGCGCTGCTGCGCGTGGCCCAGGGTGCCGCCGAGCCCGTGAGCATTGAGGGCTGGCACACGGCCAAAGCCGTGACGCTGATTAAGGGCAAGAAAGGCTCGGAGGTGCGCCTCACGGTGAAAAAGCCCGATGGCAGCACCAAAATTGTGTCCATCATCCGCGATGTGGTGGTAATTGACGACAAGTACGCGCAGTCGTCGGTCATTACCGACAAAGGGCAGAAAATCGGCTACCTGCACCTGCCGGGCTTCTATGCCGATTTCAGCGACACCGGCGGCCGCAACTCGGCCGATGACGTGCGCAAGGAGCTCGCCAAACTCAACGCCGAAGGCGTGAAAGGCGTGATTATGGACTTGCGCTTCAACGGCGGCGGTTCGCTTGGCGATGCTGTGTCGATGGCCGGCCTCTTCATGGAGAGCGGCCCGATGGTGCAGGTGCGCGACGGCCAGGGCCGCACGCAGGTGATGACCGACAACGACCCACGCGTGCAGTACAGCGGCCCGCTGGTGGTGCTGGTGAACAAGTACAGCGCCTCGGCGTCGGAGATTCTGGCAGCGGCGGTGCAGGACTACCACCGCGGTGTCATCATGGGCTCGACCAGCACCTACGGCAAAGGCACGGTGCAGCGCATTTTCGACCTGGACGAGGCGCTGCCCGCCGAGTTGAGCAGCGTGAAGCCCATTGGCTCGCTGAAGCTGACGACCCAAAAGTTCTATCGCGTGAACGGGGGCTCGACCCAATTCAAGGGGGTGCTGTCGGATATCGTGGTACCCGACCTGTATTCGTATCTTGACCAGGGCGAAAAGGAATCGGACTACCCATTGAAGTGGGATGAGATTCAGCCAGCCCGCTACAAGACTTGGGGCGATGCCCCCAACCTGGATAAGCTGCGCGCCGCCAGCAAGGCCCGCGTGGCCACCAACCCCAGCTTCAAGGTGATGGATGAGATGGTGAAGAGCATGCGCAAGCGCAAGGACGAAACCACCGTTTCGCTGAAGCTCAGTGCCTACCAGGCCGAGCAGCGGGAGTCGAAAGCCATTTCGGACCGTTACGAAGCGGCGCAGAAAACCACCACGGCGCTGGCCTTCTCGCCCCTCTCGGCCGATGTGCGGGCGCTGGGCGGCGATACTGTGCGCATCAACCGCGCTGCCCGCTTCACCAAGGGCCTCAAGAAAGACATCACCATTGGCGAGGCCGTGGCCGTTATTCAAGACGAAATCAAAAGCAAGTAG
- a CDS encoding M28 family metallopeptidase: MNKLVLLTLAGALANAAPALAQATEKLDAAALGKIRDEGMNRSQVMQTAFYLTDVNGPRLANSDGLKRANEWTKAQLAKYGLVNANIEAWGDFGRGWDIEKSYVAMTAPYYHALVGIPKAWTPSTPGPVRKQVVVMKAATEADLAKYKGQLRDKIVVMSVATPPKPATEGAIRRLSDEDLKKMAEPAATAARPAPDAAMLASRKAMAALRTAMADMLVSEGAAGVLSTRGGIYGTFNTSNGAPYAADAKPVLPEIETAPEDQLRIIRLVEAGVPVEVEMETKTRFQTQDLKGYNVVAEIPGTDKKLKSEVVMLGGHLDSWHAATGATDNAAGCAVMMEAVRILKATGLKPRRTIRIALWGEEEEGLHGSRGYVKNHFADPATMQLKPEHEKLAAYFNLDNGAGKIRGIYAQGNEAAAGIFQQWLAPFADLGASTVTLRNTGSTDHIAFDAVGLPGFQFIQDGLDYFPTTHHTNQDTYDRLIADDLKQASVVVASFVYDAAMRDQKLPRKPLPAPAKAQ, translated from the coding sequence ATGAATAAACTTGTGCTCCTGACGCTGGCCGGCGCCTTGGCCAACGCCGCGCCCGCCCTGGCCCAGGCTACCGAAAAGCTTGATGCCGCCGCGCTGGGCAAAATCCGCGACGAAGGCATGAACCGCTCCCAGGTGATGCAAACCGCCTTCTACCTCACCGACGTGAACGGCCCGCGCCTGGCCAACTCCGACGGCCTGAAGCGGGCCAACGAGTGGACCAAGGCCCAACTGGCCAAATACGGCCTCGTAAATGCCAACATCGAAGCCTGGGGCGACTTCGGCCGCGGCTGGGACATCGAGAAGTCGTACGTGGCCATGACGGCCCCCTACTACCACGCCCTGGTAGGCATCCCGAAGGCCTGGACGCCCAGCACGCCCGGCCCCGTGCGCAAGCAGGTGGTGGTGATGAAAGCCGCCACCGAAGCCGACCTTGCCAAGTACAAAGGCCAGCTGCGCGACAAAATTGTGGTCATGAGCGTGGCCACCCCGCCCAAGCCCGCCACCGAAGGCGCCATCCGCCGCCTGTCGGATGAGGACCTGAAAAAGATGGCCGAGCCGGCAGCTACGGCCGCCCGCCCCGCGCCCGATGCCGCCATGCTGGCCTCCCGCAAAGCCATGGCGGCCCTGCGCACCGCCATGGCTGATATGCTGGTGAGCGAAGGCGCGGCGGGCGTGCTCAGCACCCGCGGCGGCATCTACGGCACCTTCAACACCAGCAACGGCGCCCCCTATGCCGCCGACGCCAAGCCCGTGCTGCCCGAAATCGAAACCGCGCCCGAAGACCAGCTGCGCATCATTCGGCTGGTAGAAGCCGGCGTGCCGGTAGAGGTGGAGATGGAAACCAAAACCCGCTTCCAAACCCAAGACTTGAAGGGCTACAACGTGGTAGCCGAAATTCCGGGCACCGACAAAAAGCTGAAATCGGAAGTGGTGATGCTCGGCGGACACCTCGACTCTTGGCACGCTGCCACCGGCGCCACCGACAACGCTGCCGGCTGCGCCGTGATGATGGAAGCCGTGCGCATTCTCAAGGCCACCGGCCTAAAGCCGCGCCGCACCATCCGCATTGCGCTGTGGGGCGAGGAAGAGGAAGGGCTGCACGGCTCGCGCGGCTACGTGAAAAACCATTTCGCCGACCCCGCCACCATGCAGCTCAAGCCCGAGCACGAAAAGCTGGCCGCTTACTTCAACCTCGACAACGGCGCCGGCAAAATCCGCGGCATCTACGCCCAGGGCAACGAGGCCGCGGCAGGTATATTCCAGCAGTGGCTCGCGCCCTTCGCCGACCTCGGCGCCAGCACCGTGACCTTGCGCAACACCGGCAGCACCGACCACATCGCCTTCGACGCCGTGGGCCTGCCCGGCTTCCAGTTCATCCAGGACGGCCTCGACTACTTCCCCACCACCCACCACACCAACCAGGATACCTACGACCGCCTTATCGCCGACGACCTCAAGCAAGCGTCCGTCGTCGTGGCTAGCTTCGTGTACGACGCCGCCATGCGCGACCAGAAGCTGCCCCGCAAGCCGCTGCCCGCGCCGGCCAAGGCGCAGTAG
- a CDS encoding class I SAM-dependent DNA methyltransferase, which yields MTQVALGMDVQTAYNAWAGSYDEVVNKTRDLEAAAIRQLLADIPRAEIIEIGCGTGKNTEWLVSKALHVTAVDFSTEMLARAEAKLAGGNVRFQQADITQPWTWVEPPADVVTCSLVLEHIENLGFVFEQCRAALKAGGCFYVGELHPSKQYLGSKARFEAGAGVLELPCFTHHVSDFIAAAQQHGFRCVELREWFDGNDRTTVPRILALLFQKQP from the coding sequence TTGACCCAAGTAGCTTTGGGCATGGACGTGCAAACTGCTTACAACGCTTGGGCCGGCTCTTACGACGAAGTCGTCAACAAAACCCGCGACCTGGAAGCAGCCGCCATTCGGCAGCTACTGGCCGATATTCCGCGTGCCGAAATCATCGAAATCGGCTGCGGCACGGGCAAAAACACCGAGTGGCTGGTCTCAAAAGCTCTTCACGTCACGGCCGTGGACTTCTCCACCGAAATGCTGGCCCGCGCCGAGGCCAAGCTGGCGGGCGGCAACGTCCGTTTCCAGCAAGCCGACATCACGCAGCCGTGGACTTGGGTAGAGCCGCCCGCCGACGTGGTGACCTGCAGCCTGGTGCTGGAGCACATCGAGAACCTGGGCTTCGTGTTCGAGCAATGCCGCGCGGCGCTGAAAGCGGGCGGGTGCTTCTACGTGGGCGAACTGCACCCTTCCAAGCAGTACCTCGGCAGCAAGGCGCGGTTTGAGGCCGGCGCCGGCGTGTTGGAGCTGCCGTGTTTCACGCACCACGTTTCTGATTTCATAGCCGCCGCGCAGCAGCACGGGTTCCGGTGCGTTGAGCTGCGCGAATGGTTTGATGGCAACGATAGAACCACCGTGCCCCGGATACTGGCGCTGCTGTTTCAAAAGCAGCCATAA
- a CDS encoding GNAT family N-acetyltransferase, with translation MPAAADRYRAFCRTAPDVPVFAQPWFLDACGEGGGWDVVLAEENGCVVAALPYFYKQKGPFRYATMPPFVKWLGPYVLPEFRGVLKKEHLLLEELIKQLPPLAAFKQNFYPSTTNWLPFYWQKFRQSTYYTYRLLSLQNLSQVEAGINRNIRRNVQKAREQVQVVHDLGPERFYALNKMSFDRQQLPMPYSWAQFERHDAALAAHEARQFFFAVDAQGRVHSASYLIWDQQAAYYHLAGDDPALRDSGAGILLIWEAVRYASEVLGLDCFDFEGSMLPAVERIRVQFGAVQTPYFFVWKYTSRAFELLEKLRP, from the coding sequence TTGCCAGCCGCTGCCGACCGTTACCGTGCCTTTTGCCGCACCGCGCCCGATGTGCCGGTGTTTGCGCAGCCGTGGTTTTTGGATGCCTGCGGCGAGGGCGGTGGCTGGGACGTGGTGCTGGCCGAAGAAAACGGCTGCGTGGTGGCCGCGCTGCCATATTTCTACAAGCAGAAAGGACCCTTTCGCTACGCTACCATGCCGCCGTTTGTGAAGTGGCTGGGGCCGTACGTGCTGCCCGAGTTTCGGGGTGTGCTGAAGAAGGAGCACCTGCTGCTGGAGGAGCTAATCAAGCAACTGCCGCCGCTGGCCGCCTTCAAGCAGAATTTTTACCCCAGCACTACCAACTGGCTGCCTTTCTATTGGCAAAAATTTCGGCAAAGCACTTACTATACCTATCGCCTCCTTAGCTTGCAAAACTTGTCGCAGGTAGAAGCGGGCATCAACCGCAACATCCGCCGCAACGTGCAGAAGGCGCGCGAGCAGGTGCAGGTGGTGCACGACCTGGGCCCCGAGCGGTTTTATGCGCTCAATAAGATGAGCTTTGACCGGCAGCAGCTGCCCATGCCTTATTCCTGGGCACAATTCGAGCGGCACGATGCGGCGCTGGCGGCCCACGAGGCGCGGCAGTTTTTCTTTGCCGTGGATGCGCAGGGCCGGGTTCACTCGGCTTCCTATTTGATATGGGACCAACAAGCGGCCTACTACCACCTAGCCGGCGACGACCCCGCCCTGCGCGACAGCGGCGCGGGCATCCTGCTGATTTGGGAGGCCGTGCGCTACGCCAGCGAGGTCTTGGGGCTCGACTGCTTCGACTTTGAGGGCAGCATGCTGCCGGCGGTGGAGCGCATCCGGGTGCAGTTTGGGGCGGTGCAAACACCGTATTTCTTTGTGTGGAAGTATACCTCGCGCGCTTTTGAGCTGCTCGAGAAGCTTCGGCCGTAG
- a CDS encoding YtxH domain-containing protein, with product MKDDKGKVIFSLIAGATAGIVAGLLLAPETGDDTRSNLKRSASKWGGDLSKLVKDALAKVQGQGAGHTNENASLSEDKQAADRLLAGLDANAKALGEPGDLTTPASGNGNSLAGDTAAPAHLSEQ from the coding sequence ATGAAAGACGACAAAGGCAAAGTCATTTTCTCGCTCATCGCCGGTGCCACCGCTGGCATCGTAGCCGGCCTGCTCCTCGCCCCCGAAACCGGCGACGACACCCGCTCCAACCTCAAACGCTCGGCCTCGAAGTGGGGCGGCGACCTCAGCAAGCTCGTAAAAGATGCGCTGGCCAAGGTGCAAGGCCAAGGCGCTGGCCACACCAATGAGAACGCCAGCCTGAGCGAAGACAAACAAGCCGCCGACCGTCTCCTTGCGGGCCTCGACGCCAATGCCAAAGCCCTTGGCGAGCCCGGCGACCTCACCACCCCGGCTTCCGGCAACGGCAACTCCCTGGCCGGCGACACCGCCGCTCCGGCCCACCTGAGCGAACAATAG
- a CDS encoding cupin domain-containing protein: MSEKRYVLNLSPFVVPTTDGKLIEEHVGGASTGTTAYSLAHMVAPPHWSEPHQTPSFDEITIVVRGRKRFEIDGDVVELQAGQALLIKGGARVRYSNPFEEECEYWSICVPAFSPDTVNREAE; the protein is encoded by the coding sequence ATGTCCGAAAAACGCTACGTCCTCAACCTCTCTCCTTTCGTGGTGCCCACCACCGACGGCAAACTCATTGAAGAGCACGTGGGCGGCGCCAGCACCGGCACCACCGCCTACAGCCTGGCCCACATGGTGGCCCCGCCGCACTGGAGCGAGCCGCACCAGACGCCCAGCTTCGATGAAATAACGATTGTGGTGCGCGGCCGAAAGCGGTTTGAAATCGACGGCGACGTAGTGGAACTGCAGGCTGGGCAGGCGCTGCTGATAAAAGGCGGAGCGCGGGTGCGCTACTCCAACCCGTTTGAGGAGGAGTGCGAGTATTGGTCCATCTGCGTGCCGGCTTTCAGCCCCGACACGGTGAACCGCGAAGCAGAATAA
- a CDS encoding CsbD family protein: MSYHEEDNNAGKILLAALAGAGAGIIAGMLLAPDKGSATRENWKGVASKYSGQLGEQATKLGSDLEAKFKEYAGKLEDLGVTLPGSSLKIKGNWDEAKGKLKQQYAQLTDEDLTYTEGKGDELVGRLQDKLGKGKAEITKLLNDL; the protein is encoded by the coding sequence ATGTCGTACCACGAAGAAGACAACAACGCCGGTAAAATCCTTTTGGCCGCCCTCGCAGGTGCTGGCGCTGGCATCATCGCCGGCATGCTGCTGGCCCCCGACAAGGGCTCGGCCACGCGCGAAAACTGGAAAGGCGTTGCTTCCAAATACAGCGGCCAACTCGGCGAGCAAGCTACCAAGCTGGGCTCCGACCTCGAAGCGAAATTCAAAGAGTACGCCGGCAAGCTCGAAGACCTCGGCGTGACCCTGCCCGGCAGCAGCCTGAAAATCAAAGGCAACTGGGACGAGGCCAAAGGCAAGCTGAAGCAGCAATACGCCCAGCTCACCGACGAAGACCTGACCTACACCGAAGGCAAAGGCGACGAACTCGTAGGCCGTCTGCAAGACAAGCTCGGCAAAGGCAAAGCCGAAATCACCAAGTTGCTGAACGACCTGTAG
- a CDS encoding dienelactone hydrolase family protein translates to MDQRIIDLFDEYTHAPLSRKVFMERLAKLAGGTALAFSALSILEPGYAAAATVAPEDDKLEIEEVSWPGDGATVRGYLARPKGKKKRGAVVVIHENRGLTPHIKDVTRRVAQAGYLALGVDALSVLGGTPADEDEGRKLIGQLDPLKNLNNYLAALAYLGTRPDCNGRTGAVGFCWGGGLVNQLAVHDPTLEVGVAYYGAQPKAEDVPKIKATLLLHYGGLDQRINAGIPAYEAALKAAGTRYELFVYEGANHAFNNDTSPARYNAEAAKLAWDRTLKLFKEKLG, encoded by the coding sequence ATGGACCAACGCATCATCGACCTTTTCGACGAATACACCCACGCCCCGCTATCGCGCAAGGTGTTTATGGAGCGGCTGGCGAAGCTGGCCGGCGGCACGGCCCTGGCGTTTTCGGCCCTTTCCATTCTGGAGCCCGGCTACGCGGCCGCCGCCACCGTAGCGCCCGAGGACGACAAGCTCGAAATTGAGGAAGTGAGCTGGCCCGGCGACGGGGCTACCGTGCGCGGCTACCTGGCCCGGCCCAAAGGCAAGAAAAAGCGCGGCGCCGTGGTGGTCATTCACGAAAACCGGGGGCTGACGCCGCACATCAAGGACGTGACGCGGCGCGTGGCCCAGGCCGGCTACCTGGCGCTGGGCGTGGATGCGCTGAGCGTGCTAGGCGGCACGCCGGCCGACGAGGACGAGGGCCGGAAGCTCATCGGCCAGCTCGACCCGCTGAAAAACCTCAACAACTACCTGGCCGCCCTTGCCTACTTGGGAACCCGGCCCGACTGCAACGGCCGCACCGGCGCCGTGGGCTTCTGCTGGGGCGGCGGCCTGGTGAACCAGCTGGCCGTGCACGACCCCACGCTTGAGGTCGGTGTGGCCTACTACGGCGCCCAGCCCAAGGCCGAGGACGTGCCCAAAATCAAGGCCACGCTGCTGCTGCACTACGGCGGGCTCGACCAACGCATCAATGCCGGCATTCCGGCCTACGAGGCAGCCCTGAAAGCGGCCGGCACCAGGTACGAACTGTTTGTGTACGAAGGCGCCAACCACGCCTTCAACAACGACACCTCGCCGGCCCGCTACAACGCCGAAGCCGCCAAGCTGGCCTGGGACCGCACCCTGAAACTATTCAAGGAAAAACTAGGCTAG
- the lysS gene encoding lysine--tRNA ligase, whose protein sequence is MQHLSEQEIQRRQKLEELEKLGIEAYPSELFDVTFYAKEIHDNYHPELNNFQEVTLAGRLMSSRVMGKASFAELMDTSGRIQLYINRDEICPGEDKTLYNVVFKKLLDLGDFIGVKGHVFKTQVGETSVHVTELKLLSKALRPLPVVKEKVDEATGEKVTYDAFNDPEQRYRQRYVDLVVNPNVRDTFIKRTQLVQSMRNFLNDKGYLEVETPILQPLYGGAAARPFTTHHNTLDMTLYLRIANELYLKRLIVGGFDGVYEFSKDFRNEGMSRFHNPEFTQMELYVAYKDYAWMMDLVEEMVERVAMALHGQTEVQVGPNVINFQRPWQRYTMFEAIEKYTGKAIGEMDEAALRETAQELNVHVDPSMGKSKIIDEIFGEHVEPKLIQPTFITDYPVEMSPLAKKHRDRPGLVERFEAVCNGKEICNAFSELNDPIDQRKRFEDQLELGKRGDTEAMVLDEDFLRALEYGMPPTAGLGIGIDRLSMIMTNSHSIQDVLFFPQMKPENVQKEKQEEK, encoded by the coding sequence ATGCAGCACCTCAGCGAACAGGAAATACAGCGCCGCCAGAAACTTGAAGAGTTGGAAAAGCTGGGCATCGAAGCCTACCCGTCGGAATTGTTCGACGTGACGTTTTACGCCAAGGAAATACACGACAACTACCACCCCGAACTCAACAACTTCCAGGAAGTGACGCTGGCGGGCCGGCTGATGTCGTCGCGCGTGATGGGCAAGGCCTCGTTTGCGGAATTGATGGATACGTCGGGCCGCATTCAGCTCTACATCAACCGCGACGAAATTTGCCCCGGCGAGGACAAAACGCTTTACAACGTGGTGTTTAAGAAGCTGCTCGATTTGGGCGACTTCATCGGCGTGAAGGGCCACGTGTTTAAGACGCAGGTGGGCGAAACCTCGGTACACGTGACAGAGCTGAAGCTGCTCTCGAAAGCCCTGCGGCCGTTGCCGGTGGTAAAGGAGAAAGTGGACGAGGCCACCGGCGAGAAAGTGACTTATGATGCTTTCAACGACCCCGAGCAGCGCTACCGGCAGCGCTACGTGGACCTGGTGGTGAACCCCAACGTGCGCGACACTTTCATCAAGCGCACGCAGTTGGTGCAGTCGATGCGGAATTTTCTGAATGACAAGGGCTACCTGGAAGTGGAAACGCCGATTCTGCAGCCGCTGTACGGCGGGGCGGCGGCGCGGCCCTTCACCACGCACCACAACACGCTGGACATGACGCTATACCTGCGCATTGCCAACGAACTGTACCTGAAGCGTCTGATTGTGGGCGGCTTTGATGGCGTGTATGAGTTCAGCAAGGACTTCCGCAACGAGGGCATGTCGCGCTTCCACAACCCCGAGTTCACCCAGATGGAGCTGTACGTGGCTTATAAGGACTACGCCTGGATGATGGACCTCGTGGAGGAAATGGTGGAGCGCGTGGCCATGGCCCTGCACGGCCAGACGGAGGTGCAGGTGGGCCCGAACGTCATCAATTTCCAGCGGCCCTGGCAGCGTTACACCATGTTTGAGGCCATTGAGAAGTACACGGGCAAGGCCATTGGCGAGATGGACGAGGCGGCCCTGCGCGAAACCGCCCAGGAGCTGAACGTGCACGTGGACCCCAGCATGGGCAAATCGAAAATCATTGATGAGATTTTTGGGGAGCATGTCGAGCCCAAACTGATTCAACCCACCTTCATCACCGATTACCCGGTGGAGATGTCGCCGTTGGCCAAGAAGCACCGCGACCGTCCGGGTTTAGTAGAGCGTTTTGAGGCCGTGTGCAACGGCAAGGAAATCTGCAACGCCTTCTCCGAGCTCAACGACCCCATCGACCAGCGCAAGCGCTTCGAGGACCAGCTGGAGTTGGGCAAGCGCGGCGACACCGAGGCCATGGTGCTCGACGAGGATTTCCTACGCGCCCTGGAGTATGGTATGCCGCCCACGGCCGGCCTGGGCATCGGCATCGACCGCCTGAGCATGATTATGACCAACTCCCACTCCATCCAGGACGTGCTGTTTTTCCCGCAGATGAAACCGGAAAACGTGCAGAAGGAGAAGCAGGAAGAGAAATAA